Proteins found in one Corynebacterium canis genomic segment:
- a CDS encoding ABC transporter permease gives MRARSYYWLPLAFVALAAMSAVSLFIGVADTGGDVVLISRIPRTVAILLSGATIAVAGLLMQLLARNRFVEPSTVGTTEAAALGLLLITLFYPDSPVWMKMVCASIAALCGTALFLTAVRGVPNPGGFTVPLIGIMFGGVIGAVATFLAYQYDLLQSLGAWQLGSYAGVLRGRYELLWLIGTLVVVAYIAADRFTILGLGRSYAINAGINAKAVENLGLIIVAVVSAVVVTVVGAIPFLGLVVPNITSMIMGDNTRRSLPWVAVIGAGLCMFCDILGRLIRYPFEIPVGTMMGVVGAGIFLVMLLRRNARG, from the coding sequence ATGCGCGCACGTTCGTATTATTGGTTACCGCTGGCATTCGTGGCACTCGCCGCGATGTCGGCGGTAAGCCTGTTTATAGGGGTAGCGGACACCGGTGGGGACGTGGTGCTGATCTCACGCATCCCGCGCACCGTGGCCATTCTGCTATCCGGAGCCACCATCGCCGTGGCCGGCCTACTCATGCAATTATTGGCGCGCAATAGGTTTGTGGAGCCTTCGACCGTGGGCACCACCGAGGCCGCCGCCCTCGGCCTGCTCTTGATCACGCTGTTCTACCCGGATTCCCCGGTGTGGATGAAAATGGTGTGCGCCTCCATCGCGGCATTGTGTGGCACCGCATTGTTCCTTACCGCAGTGCGTGGCGTGCCCAATCCCGGCGGGTTTACCGTCCCGCTGATCGGCATTATGTTCGGCGGCGTGATCGGGGCCGTGGCCACGTTTTTGGCGTACCAATACGATCTGCTGCAATCTCTTGGGGCGTGGCAGCTGGGATCGTATGCGGGCGTGTTGCGCGGGCGCTACGAGCTCTTGTGGCTCATTGGAACCCTCGTGGTGGTGGCGTATATTGCGGCCGACCGGTTTACCATCCTCGGGCTGGGCCGCAGTTACGCCATCAATGCCGGCATTAACGCCAAGGCCGTGGAGAACCTCGGGTTGATTATCGTCGCGGTGGTGTCCGCGGTGGTGGTCACCGTGGTGGGCGCGATCCCATTCCTCGGCCTCGTGGTGCCGAACATAACGTCGATGATCATGGGGGACAATACCCGCCGTTCGCTCCCATGGGTGGCCGTGATCGGGGCCGGTTTGTGCATGTTCTGCGATATCCTCGGCCGGTTGATCCGCTATCCATTCGAAATTCCGGTCGGAACGATGATGGGCGTTGTCGGCGCCGGAATCTTCCTTGTGATGCTGCTAAGGAGGAACGCCCGTGGGTAG
- the msrB gene encoding peptide-methionine (R)-S-oxide reductase MsrB produces MTDFRLISDAEWRQRLNAEEYRVLRQAGTEAPFKGEFTNHKAEGIYSCRACNTELFRSNQKFDSHCGWPSFFSPLAGDRIIERVDKSHGMVRTEVICANCESHLGHVFAGEGYDTPTDLRYCINSISLSFAPADSES; encoded by the coding sequence ATGACCGATTTCAGGTTGATTTCCGACGCCGAATGGCGGCAACGCCTCAACGCCGAAGAATACCGAGTACTCCGCCAAGCCGGCACCGAAGCGCCTTTCAAGGGAGAATTCACCAACCACAAGGCCGAGGGAATCTACTCGTGCCGCGCCTGCAACACGGAACTCTTCCGCTCCAACCAGAAATTCGACTCACACTGCGGGTGGCCGTCCTTCTTCTCCCCGCTGGCGGGCGATCGAATCATCGAACGCGTGGACAAATCCCACGGCATGGTGCGCACCGAAGTAATCTGCGCGAATTGCGAATCCCACCTCGGCCACGTTTTTGCAGGCGAAGGATACGACACGCCTACCGACCTCCGGTACTGCATCAACTCCATCAGCCTCAGCTTTGCACCCGCAGATTCAGAAAGCTAG
- a CDS encoding iron chelate uptake ABC transporter family permease subunit — protein MGSLAQAAARRRTLITWFLIVLALAASALFVLYDLPRAWQFVIERRIITVVGLSVVGIAIGASTVAFQTITANKILTPSLMGFDAMFVLIQTVIVFVFGTVLFNSADSLVLFAINSCLMLGLSLLLFGVVFAGGRMSLDLLLLVGIVVGVLFRSLSSLLARMIDPGEYQVLQDRFFATFSFIDVRLLILSAILIIAVVAAIWARRRTLDVILLGREPAISLGVNYRREVILILVACSLLVSASTALVGPVTFFGLIVANLAYVLVRTDRHAWTIPAASALGMLSLVAGQWILGKVFAFNTSLSVIIEFLGGLLFLYLLLSKKGMSR, from the coding sequence GTGGGTAGCCTCGCGCAAGCCGCGGCCCGCCGCCGCACCCTGATCACCTGGTTCTTGATCGTATTAGCGCTGGCCGCCTCCGCGCTGTTTGTCCTGTACGATCTGCCCAGGGCCTGGCAATTCGTGATCGAGCGCCGCATTATCACCGTCGTCGGGCTGAGCGTGGTGGGCATCGCCATCGGCGCGTCCACCGTGGCGTTTCAGACCATTACGGCCAATAAGATCCTGACGCCTTCGCTGATGGGTTTCGACGCAATGTTCGTGCTCATCCAAACCGTCATCGTCTTTGTGTTCGGCACCGTGCTCTTTAATAGTGCCGATTCCTTGGTGCTGTTCGCCATCAATAGCTGCCTGATGCTGGGCCTATCGTTGCTGCTATTTGGCGTGGTCTTCGCCGGTGGGCGCATGTCTTTGGACTTGCTTTTGCTGGTGGGCATCGTGGTCGGCGTATTGTTCCGTTCGCTTTCCTCACTGCTCGCACGCATGATCGATCCCGGCGAGTACCAGGTGCTGCAAGACCGGTTCTTTGCCACCTTTTCCTTTATCGACGTCCGCCTGCTCATCCTGAGCGCCATCCTGATTATTGCGGTGGTCGCCGCCATCTGGGCGCGCCGCCGCACCCTCGATGTGATCCTGCTCGGCCGCGAGCCCGCGATCAGCCTGGGGGTGAACTACCGCCGCGAGGTGATCCTGATCCTGGTGGCCTGCTCGCTGCTGGTGTCCGCGTCGACGGCCCTGGTTGGCCCGGTCACGTTTTTCGGCTTGATCGTGGCCAACCTCGCCTATGTGCTGGTTCGAACAGACCGTCATGCGTGGACCATTCCGGCGGCCAGCGCCCTGGGCATGCTGTCCCTTGTGGCGGGCCAATGGATTCTCGGCAAAGTGTTCGCATTCAATACCTCGCTATCCGTCATTATCGAATTCCTGGGCGGACTATTGTTCCTCTACCTGCTGCTCAGCAAGAAAGGCATGAGCCGGTGA
- a CDS encoding copper resistance CopC family protein, producing the protein MVFQPRELFRRCVRLLNVVDVTLRLGVPAQLQWKEVFVALGKIAALCAAALIMSAVPVASAHDVVISSDPADGSTVAEFPRRISLEFSGIPQETFNTIAVSDADTSEILLRTEPELDQQFVSVDIPEDIQPGPGNYIVGFQITSSDGHATRGKTTFSVGDATTQPSETTDTAVAPEEPEPSMLGWYLGGALFVIIAAGAAYVFFQRK; encoded by the coding sequence ATGGTTTTTCAACCCCGGGAACTTTTTCGCCGTTGTGTACGACTACTCAATGTTGTCGATGTCACCCTGCGTCTTGGGGTGCCAGCGCAGCTGCAGTGGAAAGAGGTTTTTGTGGCGTTAGGAAAAATCGCGGCGTTGTGTGCTGCCGCGCTGATCATGAGTGCGGTGCCCGTAGCTTCGGCCCACGACGTGGTCATTTCCTCCGATCCCGCGGACGGGTCCACGGTGGCCGAATTTCCGCGGCGAATCTCGTTGGAGTTTTCCGGGATTCCGCAGGAAACCTTTAATACCATTGCGGTGAGCGATGCGGATACCTCCGAAATTTTATTGCGCACCGAGCCGGAATTGGATCAACAGTTCGTTTCGGTGGATATTCCGGAGGATATTCAGCCGGGGCCCGGAAACTATATTGTGGGCTTTCAGATTACGTCTTCGGATGGACATGCGACGCGCGGCAAAACCACCTTTAGCGTGGGGGATGCGACAACACAACCGTCAGAAACTACCGACACCGCCGTCGCCCCCGAGGAGCCGGAGCCAAGCATGCTCGGCTGGTACCTCGGTGGGGCGCTATTTGTGATCATCGCCGCCGGTGCGGCCTATGTGTTTTTCCAACGAAAGTGA
- a CDS encoding copper chaperone PCu(A)C, translated as MTSRHVSRVGITVVAAAALALAGCTNSAEDQATSASSAMSSATSAMESSSSAAMASDAQVELRDGFVKAKPADKPMTAIFGTLANNGDKDITVESFSSSLSGVGKYEIHETVDGTMRMKEGGIVIPAGGTYELKPGGDHLMLMDIADAIEAGDTVDLMLKTADGEEVTIKDLPVRTIGSGEEDYGSDGSVQGNSGMDHMEHSESNSHDGHNH; from the coding sequence ATGACTTCTCGCCACGTATCCCGTGTAGGTATTACCGTCGTTGCCGCAGCAGCGCTAGCCCTAGCCGGATGCACGAACTCCGCCGAAGACCAGGCCACGAGCGCTTCTTCGGCGATGAGCTCCGCGACCTCCGCAATGGAATCCAGCTCGTCCGCGGCGATGGCCTCGGACGCGCAGGTGGAACTCCGCGACGGCTTTGTCAAGGCCAAGCCCGCGGACAAGCCGATGACCGCGATATTTGGCACCCTGGCAAACAATGGGGACAAGGACATTACCGTGGAATCGTTTAGCTCCTCGTTGTCTGGGGTGGGCAAATACGAAATCCACGAAACCGTGGACGGCACCATGCGCATGAAGGAAGGCGGCATTGTGATCCCGGCGGGCGGCACGTACGAGCTTAAGCCCGGTGGGGATCACCTGATGCTCATGGATATCGCCGATGCGATCGAGGCCGGGGATACCGTGGACCTGATGCTCAAGACCGCCGATGGTGAGGAAGTTACGATCAAGGACCTTCCGGTGCGTACCATTGGTTCTGGGGAAGAGGACTACGGCAGCGACGGTAGCGTGCAGGGCAACAGTGGCATGGACCATATGGAGCATTCCGAGTCGAATTCCCACGACGGTCACAACCATTAG
- a CDS encoding siderophore ABC transporter substrate-binding protein — translation MKLAIRCAALVAASALVLTGCTNSEEDSQNSASSVASSESGATSAAAMASYPLTVEHKQGSTEIKAEPEKIVVLDYSALDYVDTLGFGDKVVGVPTAKAAPHVADDFKDVKQVGSLKEPDMEAIAGLDPDLILLGSRNAETYPEMTKIAPTVDLSFDYENPVEDTKKNALTVGKIFGVEDKAQKEVDALDAKFDEVKKKVTDANVNALIVMTNGGELSAYGETSRFALIHDLGYKPAAEVKMDGRHGEAISFEYVAKANPDYIFVIDRDAATGSGGNTAKATLDNELIKGTNAAKNDHIVYLDSSDWYLVGSGITTFGNMIDAVGNAL, via the coding sequence ATGAAACTTGCCATCCGCTGCGCCGCCCTCGTTGCGGCCTCTGCGTTGGTTCTTACCGGTTGCACGAACAGCGAAGAGGATTCGCAAAACAGTGCGTCCTCCGTCGCGAGCTCGGAAAGCGGCGCCACCAGCGCCGCCGCAATGGCCAGCTATCCGCTGACCGTCGAGCACAAGCAAGGCTCCACCGAAATCAAGGCAGAGCCGGAAAAGATCGTTGTGCTCGACTACTCCGCCTTGGACTACGTTGACACCCTCGGCTTCGGCGATAAGGTCGTGGGCGTGCCCACCGCCAAGGCCGCACCGCACGTCGCCGATGATTTCAAAGACGTCAAGCAGGTCGGCTCGCTGAAGGAACCCGATATGGAGGCCATCGCTGGGCTGGACCCCGACCTGATCCTGCTGGGCTCCCGCAACGCGGAGACCTACCCGGAAATGACCAAGATCGCCCCGACGGTAGACCTTTCCTTCGACTACGAAAACCCGGTGGAAGACACCAAGAAGAACGCGCTCACCGTGGGCAAGATCTTCGGTGTTGAGGACAAGGCGCAAAAGGAAGTCGACGCGCTTGACGCCAAGTTCGACGAGGTGAAGAAGAAGGTCACCGACGCGAACGTGAACGCCCTGATCGTTATGACCAACGGCGGCGAACTCTCCGCCTACGGCGAGACCTCCCGTTTCGCACTGATTCACGATCTCGGCTACAAGCCCGCCGCCGAGGTGAAGATGGACGGCCGCCACGGCGAGGCCATCTCCTTCGAATATGTGGCCAAGGCCAACCCCGACTACATTTTCGTGATCGACCGCGACGCCGCGACCGGCTCCGGCGGCAATACCGCCAAGGCGACCCTGGACAACGAGCTGATCAAGGGCACCAATGCCGCCAAGAACGATCACATCGTGTACCTGGATTCCTCGGATTGGTACCTGGTGGGCTCCGGCATCACCACCTTTGGCAATATGATTGATGCGGTCGGTAACGCGCTCTAA
- a CDS encoding Dyp-type peroxidase: protein MDQQDLSKFTVSRRGFLTGLSTAAAGSVFAAGPAAGSAAQPASEDTPAANLRNERHEFTGVHQAGIATPGQAHLNLVAFTVRNGIDAAGVQRLLRLWTEDAERLTQGQTPLGDLEPEMVITPANLTITCGFGARLFDIIGKTDKRPAWLGPLPKFSRDELQNEWGEADIVLQLCCDDPLTLAHATRHMIRSGIDYAATKWLQQGFLHAAGGLEEGETPRNLFGLKDGTINPHSDTEYDDIVWIDEGPKWSHGGTCMVVRRISMNMDTWEILDRGSREIAFGRKLDSGAPLSGGDEFTAADFDKSDDLGLPMIDPLSHMARSAPPEDEPNQKLRRRAYNYDLPPDPGSEVSSNSGLVFICFQKDPLKQFVPIQERLDEADRLNQWIIHIGSAVFYCPPGVGEGRDKYWGAGLFEA, encoded by the coding sequence ATGGATCAGCAAGATCTGTCCAAATTCACTGTAAGTCGTCGAGGTTTTCTCACAGGTCTTTCCACCGCCGCGGCGGGGAGCGTATTCGCCGCCGGCCCGGCCGCAGGCTCCGCAGCCCAGCCGGCATCGGAAGACACCCCAGCAGCAAACCTAAGAAACGAAAGACATGAATTCACGGGTGTCCACCAGGCCGGGATCGCCACGCCCGGCCAAGCGCACCTCAACCTCGTGGCATTCACCGTGCGCAACGGCATCGATGCGGCGGGCGTGCAACGCCTATTGCGGTTATGGACCGAAGACGCCGAGCGGCTCACCCAAGGGCAAACCCCGTTGGGCGACCTAGAGCCGGAAATGGTGATCACGCCCGCCAACCTCACCATTACCTGCGGGTTCGGGGCGCGCCTCTTTGACATCATTGGGAAAACCGATAAGCGGCCCGCATGGTTGGGGCCGCTGCCGAAATTCTCCCGCGACGAACTGCAAAACGAGTGGGGCGAGGCGGACATCGTATTACAGCTGTGCTGCGATGACCCACTGACCTTGGCGCACGCCACCCGGCACATGATCCGCTCCGGGATTGACTACGCCGCCACGAAGTGGTTGCAGCAGGGCTTCCTCCACGCCGCCGGCGGGTTGGAAGAAGGGGAGACGCCGCGCAATCTCTTCGGGCTGAAAGACGGCACGATTAACCCGCATTCCGATACGGAATACGACGATATCGTGTGGATCGACGAAGGCCCCAAGTGGTCGCACGGCGGCACCTGCATGGTGGTGCGCAGGATCAGCATGAACATGGATACTTGGGAGATTCTGGATCGCGGCTCCCGGGAGATCGCATTCGGCCGCAAATTGGATAGCGGGGCGCCGCTCTCCGGTGGCGACGAGTTTACCGCCGCCGATTTTGACAAATCTGATGACCTCGGGCTGCCCATGATCGACCCGCTCAGCCATATGGCACGCTCCGCGCCGCCCGAGGACGAGCCGAACCAGAAGCTGCGGCGGCGGGCCTATAACTATGACCTCCCGCCGGACCCCGGTTCGGAAGTAAGTTCGAATTCCGGGTTGGTGTTTATCTGCTTCCAGAAAGACCCGCTCAAGCAATTCGTGCCGATTCAGGAGCGCTTGGACGAGGCCGATCGCCTGAACCAGTGGATCATCCACATCGGATCCGCCGTGTTCTACTGCCCGCCAGGCGTGGGCGAAGGGCGCGATAAATACTGGGGAGCCGGGCTTTTCGAGGCGTAA
- a CDS encoding glycosyltransferase family 87 protein: protein MTSQLIDKLNHAWVSSPPAAPEPQGPPRRTRWDRVGNSIFWPFTVLTMLHVLAVRAVNGNVTDDFSTVYYAIRRAIEGVSVYNETYFYVDPHYLYNPGATLLLYPLGLISDFTTARVVFVLCNAIAIVAALGLLTRMFGYSLRSLVWPASLLAAFSTEAVQNTLVFSNINGLLLLALVGFLWALLNQHNIAAGVILGVAILIKPLFAPLLFLPFVRFQWSTVGIGMLVPAAVNAIAWPAIPHAGDYVTRTMPYLREVRDYANSSLPGAAVYFGMPTWQKNLWFVLFALAIIVALCILLRYRHTEPLFWACTTSSLLLTGVFFLSSLGQMYYSMLLFPLVFTVLLKRSIMHSWLSWLAVFCFYSPALWAWEDYQIYGRWIDLFRGTFGWGTILIVTCVFSVLWLRREWTRPKTG from the coding sequence GTGACTTCCCAACTCATTGACAAGCTTAACCATGCGTGGGTATCCAGCCCCCCAGCGGCGCCCGAGCCCCAAGGGCCGCCCCGCCGCACCAGGTGGGACCGCGTTGGGAATTCCATCTTCTGGCCGTTCACCGTGTTGACCATGCTCCACGTGCTGGCCGTGCGGGCCGTAAACGGCAATGTCACCGACGATTTCTCCACCGTCTACTACGCCATCCGGCGGGCCATCGAAGGGGTATCGGTATACAACGAAACCTACTTCTATGTGGACCCCCACTACCTATATAACCCCGGTGCCACGCTGCTGCTTTACCCCCTCGGATTGATTTCCGACTTCACCACCGCGCGCGTAGTTTTCGTGCTGTGCAACGCGATCGCCATCGTTGCGGCGCTCGGGCTGCTCACCCGCATGTTCGGCTACAGCCTGCGCTCGCTGGTGTGGCCCGCCTCGCTGCTCGCCGCGTTCTCCACGGAAGCCGTGCAAAACACCCTGGTGTTCTCCAATATCAACGGCCTGCTGTTGCTGGCGTTGGTTGGATTCCTGTGGGCGCTGCTGAATCAGCACAATATCGCCGCCGGGGTAATACTGGGCGTGGCCATATTGATCAAACCCCTGTTCGCGCCGCTACTGTTCCTGCCGTTCGTGCGCTTCCAATGGTCCACGGTGGGGATCGGGATGCTCGTGCCCGCGGCGGTCAACGCCATCGCCTGGCCGGCTATCCCCCACGCCGGCGACTACGTCACGCGCACCATGCCCTATCTCAGGGAAGTCCGCGACTACGCCAATAGCTCGCTGCCCGGTGCCGCCGTCTACTTCGGCATGCCCACCTGGCAGAAAAACCTTTGGTTTGTGCTGTTCGCGCTCGCCATTATCGTGGCCTTGTGCATCCTGCTGCGCTACCGCCACACCGAACCTTTGTTCTGGGCGTGTACCACGTCGAGTTTGCTACTCACGGGCGTGTTCTTCCTGTCCTCATTAGGACAAATGTACTACTCCATGCTGCTGTTCCCACTGGTGTTTACCGTGCTACTCAAGCGCTCCATCATGCACTCATGGCTATCGTGGCTGGCGGTATTCTGCTTCTACTCCCCCGCGCTCTGGGCCTGGGAAGACTACCAAATCTACGGCCGCTGGATCGACCTCTTCCGCGGCACCTTCGGCTGGGGAACAATCCTGATAGTCACCTGCGTATTCTCCGTCCTCTGGCTGCGCCGGGAATGGACTCGGCCCAAAACTGGTTAA
- a CDS encoding DUF3000 domain-containing protein, translated as MTDSDATLRPESTSSIAAENAPQLFRDAVESMHSAVLRPEISLGTIRPPQRLAPLSHAIGLEVDSEVIDGDAFGRLILLHDPRSEDGWEGAFRLVAYIQADMDASVANDPLLPEVVWDWLQESLAYSRADYTNMAGTVTSTASVRFGDIGGPPRAFQLELRASWTASEEHLTPHVQAFAKVLANAAGLPPVGVTELRR; from the coding sequence GTGACCGACTCAGATGCCACATTACGTCCCGAATCCACGAGCTCGATTGCGGCCGAAAATGCGCCTCAGTTGTTCCGCGACGCCGTCGAGTCTATGCATTCTGCGGTGCTGCGTCCTGAGATTTCGCTGGGTACAATCCGACCTCCGCAGCGGCTCGCCCCGTTGAGCCATGCCATTGGCCTTGAGGTTGATAGTGAGGTGATTGATGGCGATGCGTTCGGGCGTTTGATTCTCTTGCATGATCCGCGTTCCGAGGACGGCTGGGAGGGGGCGTTTCGGCTCGTCGCGTATATCCAGGCGGATATGGACGCTTCGGTTGCCAATGACCCGCTGCTGCCGGAGGTTGTGTGGGATTGGTTGCAGGAGAGTTTGGCGTATTCGCGTGCGGATTACACGAACATGGCGGGCACCGTGACGTCGACGGCTTCGGTGCGTTTCGGCGATATTGGGGGCCCGCCGCGCGCGTTCCAGTTGGAGTTGCGCGCGTCGTGGACGGCGTCGGAGGAGCACCTGACCCCCCACGTCCAGGCCTTTGCGAAAGTGCTGGCGAATGCCGCGGGGCTGCCCCCAGTGGGCGTTACGGAGTTGCGGCGTTAG
- a CDS encoding HRDC domain-containing protein: MPNPLRFPADGLPDVLSTPAEFAHAATRLSKGFGPVAVDTERASSFRFDDRAFLIQLRRRGVGTLLLAPEGNRKALTKHLGPVLNKLEWVIHSAPSDMPSLLALGLYPTSLVDTEKAARLAGFPQPNLARLVSDVLGLELAKGHGREDWSTTPLPKDWVIYAALDVEVLLELGEALIELLDNTQKLDWAEQEFRHILASFPPRRHHRTGDVLVTPLPTNHWRDIKGIGTLHSQQQLAIARALWRTRDRICQARDIAPNRVLRNKDLIALAQAAATTPAAAAAAIGIPSRNSKATRWSTVAAKALQQDAKSWPKPAPHNPVPFPSQKHWNEEYPQVMAFFTAARGALEAAAEELNVPLECIISMNSLRNIAWECVEVHGVCHAEVIAGVLESYSARPWQIDLIIGVLCGHPRPFDPHPGG, translated from the coding sequence ATGCCAAACCCCTTGCGTTTTCCCGCCGATGGCCTGCCCGATGTGCTATCCACTCCCGCAGAATTCGCGCACGCGGCCACCCGTCTGAGCAAGGGGTTCGGCCCCGTCGCCGTTGACACCGAACGCGCCAGCTCCTTTCGTTTCGACGACCGCGCCTTCCTCATCCAGCTCCGCCGGCGCGGCGTCGGCACGCTACTGCTAGCACCGGAAGGGAACCGCAAAGCCTTAACTAAACACCTCGGCCCGGTACTGAATAAATTGGAATGGGTGATCCATTCCGCCCCGTCGGACATGCCCTCCCTGCTGGCGCTGGGCCTCTACCCCACCAGCCTCGTAGACACCGAAAAAGCCGCCCGGCTCGCCGGATTCCCACAACCAAACCTGGCGCGGCTAGTCAGCGACGTTTTGGGCCTTGAGCTGGCCAAAGGCCACGGCCGCGAGGATTGGTCCACCACCCCCCTGCCCAAAGACTGGGTGATCTACGCGGCGCTCGACGTGGAGGTGCTGCTGGAGCTCGGCGAGGCGCTTATTGAACTCCTCGATAACACCCAGAAACTCGACTGGGCCGAACAAGAGTTCCGCCATATCCTGGCCTCCTTCCCGCCGCGACGCCACCACCGCACCGGCGACGTCCTAGTCACGCCGCTGCCCACCAACCATTGGCGCGACATCAAAGGCATCGGAACGCTTCACTCCCAGCAACAACTCGCCATCGCCCGCGCCCTGTGGCGCACCCGGGACCGAATCTGCCAGGCCCGCGATATCGCGCCAAACCGCGTGCTCCGCAATAAGGACTTGATCGCCTTGGCCCAAGCTGCGGCCACCACTCCCGCCGCCGCCGCGGCCGCGATCGGCATCCCCTCCAGGAACTCCAAGGCCACCCGGTGGAGCACCGTCGCCGCCAAAGCCTTGCAACAGGACGCCAAATCCTGGCCCAAGCCCGCGCCCCACAACCCGGTTCCCTTCCCCTCCCAAAAGCATTGGAACGAGGAATATCCGCAGGTCATGGCCTTTTTCACCGCCGCCCGTGGCGCCCTTGAAGCCGCCGCCGAGGAATTGAACGTCCCGCTCGAATGCATTATTTCCATGAACTCCCTGCGCAATATCGCCTGGGAATGCGTGGAGGTGCACGGCGTCTGCCATGCCGAGGTGATCGCTGGCGTCCTCGAATCGTATAGCGCCCGGCCCTGGCAAATCGACCTGATTATCGGCGTGCTTTGTGGCCATCCCCGGCCCTTCGATCCCCACCCCGGCGGCTAA
- a CDS encoding iron ABC transporter ATP-binding protein, producing the protein MISIKNVSKAYDGTTVVNDVSLDIPRGGVISVIGPNGAGKSTLLSIVARLLDADSGTVTVDGQDVTTTKSKDLAQIMAVLRQENRIAVRLTVRELVEFGRFPHSGGRLTPECQEAVTRAMQYLDLEKYADRALDELSGGQRQRAFVAMVLAQETEYVLLDEPLNNLDIKHSLAMMRLLRRAADELGRTVVIVIHDINYAAAFSDRIVAMKRGSLVHSCTPKEFMTAENLEALYDVEMRVMDVDGRPMAVYF; encoded by the coding sequence GTGATAAGCATCAAAAACGTGAGCAAGGCCTACGATGGCACCACCGTGGTCAATGACGTCTCGCTCGACATCCCCCGCGGCGGCGTTATCAGCGTCATCGGGCCCAACGGTGCCGGCAAATCCACCCTGCTCAGCATTGTTGCCCGGCTTCTCGACGCCGATTCAGGCACCGTCACCGTCGACGGCCAGGACGTCACCACCACCAAGTCCAAGGATTTGGCGCAGATCATGGCAGTACTGCGCCAAGAAAACCGGATAGCCGTGCGTCTCACCGTGCGCGAACTCGTGGAATTTGGCAGGTTCCCGCACTCCGGCGGCCGGCTCACCCCCGAATGCCAAGAAGCCGTCACGCGGGCGATGCAATACCTCGACCTGGAAAAATACGCCGACCGCGCCCTCGACGAGCTTTCCGGCGGGCAACGCCAACGCGCCTTCGTGGCCATGGTGCTCGCCCAAGAAACGGAGTATGTGCTGCTCGACGAGCCGCTCAATAACCTGGACATCAAGCATTCGCTCGCCATGATGCGATTGCTGCGCCGCGCCGCCGACGAACTCGGCCGCACCGTGGTGATTGTTATCCACGACATCAACTACGCCGCCGCTTTTTCCGACCGCATCGTGGCCATGAAACGCGGCAGCCTGGTACACAGCTGCACCCCCAAAGAATTCATGACCGCCGAAAACCTCGAAGCACTCTACGATGTAGAAATGCGCGTCATGGATGTCGACGGCCGTCCAATGGCGGTTTACTTCTAA
- the hemQ gene encoding hydrogen peroxide-dependent heme synthase, whose protein sequence is MTKKIDFAKLNSVQQYTQWVVFRINAGTLGDERDETIAEARAFFAKLDADPNITVRGIYDISGISYDADYMIWWHAEEIVDLQRVYNEFRRTTVLGKCSETSWSGTALHRPAEFNKSHLPSFIMGEEPGAWITVYPFVRSYDWYLMDEKDRRRILAEHGRAGRDFPDVRANTVQAFALGDFEWILAFEAPELHRNVDLMHRMRHTEARLHVREEIPFFSGRRVADIAEIIEVLP, encoded by the coding sequence ATGACCAAAAAGATCGATTTTGCAAAGCTCAATAGTGTTCAGCAGTACACCCAGTGGGTTGTTTTCCGCATCAACGCAGGAACACTCGGCGACGAACGAGACGAAACCATTGCCGAAGCCCGCGCATTCTTTGCCAAACTCGACGCGGACCCCAATATCACCGTGCGTGGCATCTACGATATCTCCGGCATCAGCTACGATGCCGACTACATGATCTGGTGGCACGCCGAAGAAATCGTAGACCTCCAACGCGTATACAACGAATTCCGCCGCACCACCGTGCTGGGCAAATGCTCCGAAACCTCCTGGAGCGGGACCGCGCTGCACCGGCCGGCCGAGTTCAATAAATCGCACCTGCCGTCCTTTATCATGGGCGAAGAACCCGGCGCCTGGATCACCGTTTACCCATTCGTGCGTTCGTACGACTGGTACCTGATGGACGAAAAAGACCGCCGCCGAATCCTCGCCGAACACGGTCGCGCCGGACGCGACTTCCCGGACGTGCGGGCCAACACGGTGCAAGCGTTTGCCCTTGGCGATTTCGAATGGATCCTAGCGTTCGAAGCGCCCGAATTGCACCGCAACGTCGACCTGATGCACCGGATGCGCCACACGGAAGCGCGCCTGCATGTCCGCGAAGAAATCCCATTCTTTAGCGGCCGGCGCGTTGCTGATATCGCCGAGATTATTGAAGTTCTGCCTTAG